The following nucleotide sequence is from Emcibacteraceae bacterium.
CTGACCTTAACCCGAATGACTGGCTTGAATATTCACGCGAACAGCACAAAGCTGGCGAAAAAGACAGCCATGATTTCAGCTTCATAGTACTCGACCGTATTTAATTTTCGAGCTGATAGACCAGTGTCACATAGGCCGTTGTTGTAATTTTTCCCGGTCTGATGGGAATGGACATATTTTTAGGCATCGGCGCGGCCATAGCCATGCTTTCCTGTCGCATCATGTCAAAGGTACGGGGCATTACCTGCACATTGCCCTCGGTTATTGTGCAAACTGTGCCAAGTTTATTGCCGGAAAGTTTTGCATAAAGTTCGGCTTTATGATGCGCTTTATTAAAGGCGGCTTCCCTTGCCTGATCTTCCAAACTTTCAACATCTGTTGACGAGTAGGTGATGTTAGAAAATAGATTACTGCTTCCTGCAATCACACCGGACATAAGTTCCGTAATCTTGCTAAGGTCATAGGTTTTAAAATAAACCCTTGATGTTCCTTCATAGGCTACGACTTCCTGACGATCGCGTTGGTCATAGACTGGGAAAATGTTAATGGAATCTGTTCGGATGTCCTCGTCTTTTATTTTCAGACTATCAAGGACATTGATTATTTTCTGAATATTATCAGATAACCCCTGAAGCGCTGCCATTTCATCATTTGCGCGACTTTTGACATTAAGCGCGACCTCCGCAACATCCGGCAGGCTTTCAATTTCACCGGTTGCGCTCATGGTAATGACGGAGCCCTGACAGGCTTTGATTTCCTGAGCCTGACAGGCCGATACGGCAAAAACACTGGTTAAAAACAGGGTAAGAAATCTGATATTTTTCATTGTTAATCTCCCAATTACATTTTTAACAGTGGTAATGCCCAATCATGTCAAAATCGGGGCTATTTAAACTTTGAATAATCAATTGGCTTGTTTTTATCAAGAAACTGGTCCGTTTCCGGCATCGGGTATTTAAGGCCGGTGGCGCAGTTAAAGAGAACGACTTTATCATTCTTTTTTATCTGCCCGTTTTTAAGGGCCATTTCCCATGCCGCGAATGTTGCCGCCCCTTCCGGACAGAGCAGAAGGCCGTCTTTTTGAGCAACACGGTCACGGCACTCAAAAATATGATCTTCTTTTACGGCAATGGCAAACCCGCCGCTTTCGCGGACCGCTCTAAGGATAAGAAAATCACCAACAGCGATCGGCACCCGAATGCCCCATGCATGGGTATAGGCATTTTGCCAGAGCGGAGCATGTTCTTCGCCATCATCGAAGGCTTTGACAATGGGGGCACATCCTTCTGCCTGAACAGCAACCATTTTCGGGCGTTTGCTTCCGATCCAGCCAATTTTTTCCAGCTCATCAAAAGCTTTCCACATACCGATCAGGCCGGTTCCGCCGCCGGTTGGATAAAAAATAACATCGGGCATTTGCCAGCCAAACTGTTCCGCCAGTTCAAGGCCCATGGTTTTTTTGCCCTCAATCCTGTAGGGTTCCTTTAAGGTCGAAATATCGGCCCAGCCCATTTTTCCCTTACCCTCCAGAACGATTTTTCCGCAGTCATTAATAAGTCCGTTGACGGTATAAGTGTCTGCCCCCTGTAGTGCGATTTCACGGATATTGACGATTGGTGTATCATCAGGGCAAAACACTGTTGTCTTAAGTCCGGCATAGCTGGCATAGGCTGCAAGGGCGGCCCCGGCATTACCGTTGGTTGGCATTGCCAGATGATTCTGTCCCAGTTCCTTGGCCATCGCCACGGCAAGGGCAAGGCCGCGCGCTTTGAACGATCCGGTGGGAAGGCGTCCTTCATCCTTAACAATGACGTCGCATCCTTGTGGCACGGACGCTTTAAGCGGAATAAGCGGTGTCATCACTTCGCCTAGGCTTGTCATGGCATCCCCGCTATTGACTGGAAGAAATTCGCGATATTTCCAGAACCCGCCTGGGCGTGCTTCGATCACTTCTTTAGTGACGCTTTTTTTTATGGCGTCCAGATCATATCTGACAAGGAGCGGCCGACCGGCTTCGGACAGGCCGTGAATTTCGCCAGCCTTGTAATCGGCCCTGCCTGTTATTGAGCATTCAAGGTTGGTCACAAATGATGGTTTTTTGTCATAGAGAGC
It contains:
- a CDS encoding SIMPL domain-containing protein (The SIMPL domain is named for its presence in mouse protein SIMPL (signalling molecule that associates with mouse pelle-like kinase). Bacterial member BP26, from Brucella, was shown to assemble into a channel-like structure, while YggE from E. coli has been associated with resistance to oxidative stress.), producing the protein MKNIRFLTLFLTSVFAVSACQAQEIKACQGSVITMSATGEIESLPDVAEVALNVKSRANDEMAALQGLSDNIQKIINVLDSLKIKDEDIRTDSINIFPVYDQRDRQEVVAYEGTSRVYFKTYDLSKITELMSGVIAGSSNLFSNITYSSTDVESLEDQAREAAFNKAHHKAELYAKLSGNKLGTVCTITEGNVQVMPRTFDMMRQESMAMAAPMPKNMSIPIRPGKITTTAYVTLVYQLEN
- a CDS encoding threonine synthase, with product MMNKTEFEFTKALYDKKPSFVTNLECSITGRADYKAGEIHGLSEAGRPLLVRYDLDAIKKSVTKEVIEARPGGFWKYREFLPVNSGDAMTSLGEVMTPLIPLKASVPQGCDVIVKDEGRLPTGSFKARGLALAVAMAKELGQNHLAMPTNGNAGAALAAYASYAGLKTTVFCPDDTPIVNIREIALQGADTYTVNGLINDCGKIVLEGKGKMGWADISTLKEPYRIEGKKTMGLELAEQFGWQMPDVIFYPTGGGTGLIGMWKAFDELEKIGWIGSKRPKMVAVQAEGCAPIVKAFDDGEEHAPLWQNAYTHAWGIRVPIAVGDFLILRAVRESGGFAIAVKEDHIFECRDRVAQKDGLLLCPEGAATFAAWEMALKNGQIKKNDKVVLFNCATGLKYPMPETDQFLDKNKPIDYSKFK